In Streptomyces camelliae, the sequence GCCTGGCTCGCCGAGGAGCCGGGCAGCGTGCACGCCGTGGTGATGCACGCCCGGGTCGCGGTGGAGCGGGCCCTGCGCGCCCAGCGCGAACGGCACCGCCGTACCCACGAGTTGTGGATCGAGGCCTGGGACGCCGCCCAGTCCGCCACCCGCAGCGCCCCGCACGACCCGGTGCCCTGGGTGTGTCTGCTGGCGCTCGCCCAGCTGGACCCGGAGCAGCGCTGGGAGGAGCACCGGACGGCCGCGCCCGAGCCGATGCTGCCGCCGGGTCCCTGGGGACTGCTGGCCGAGGCGGGCAAGCGGGACCCGCACAACCGCGAGGCGCACCACCGGATGCTGCAGTTCCTGTACGCGCGCGGCGGCACGGGCCGGCTCGCGGAGGCCGCCGGCTACGCGCACTGGGCCGCCGCGCAGGCCCCGGCCGGCTCCGCGCTGCACGTGCTGCCGCTGTACGTCCGGGTCGAGCGCTACCGGCGCGACAGCGGCCATGACGCGGCGCTCGACCTGCACTGGGTGGCGGAGGACGCGGCCCGCGAGGCGCGGCGCGCCCTGCACGCGTGGTTCGAGCACACCCACCGCGACGAACGCTCGCTGCCGGACCTCAACCATCTGGCCCACGCCCTGTGGGGGTCCCTGCAATTCCCCGACGCGGCACGGGTGTTCGACGCGATCGGCCCGTACTTCACACCCCCGCCCTGGATGTACCGCACCCCCGACCGCCACCGGGCCCTGGAGATCTTCCTCCAGGCCCGCGACCGCTGCCGGGCGGCCCGCCCCTGAACGCACATCCCCATGTCCGCTCCCCCTGTCGACCCGGAGGCCTCCCCCGCATGTCCGCCACCCCCGATCCATCGCCCTCGCCATCACTCTCGTCCGCCCTGCTCCAGCAGGACGAGGAGCAGCGGCTGCGTGAACTCGGCTACCGGCCGGTGCTGGCCCGCCGTATGGGCGGCTTCGGCAACTTCGCGATCAGCTTCTCGGTGATCTCGATCCTGTCCGGCTGCATGACGCTCTACGGCTTCGGCCTGAACACCGGCGGTCCCGCCGTGATGCTGTGGGGCTGGGCGGGCGTCGGCCTGTTCGTGCTGTGCGTCGGTCTCGCGCTCGCCGAGGTCACCAGCGCCTATCCGACCTCCGGCGCGCTGTACTACATGGCCGACCGCCTCGGCGGGCCGCGCTGGGGCTGGTACACGGGCTGGCTGAATCTGCTCGGTCTGCTCGGTGCGATCGCCGGCATCGACTACGGCGCGGCCCTGTTCGCCGGCGCGTTCGCGAACCTCCAGTGGGGCTTCACTCCGACGCCCGGCAAGACCATGCTGATCTTCTGCGCCATCCTCCTGCTGCACGCGGTGCTGAACCTGTTCGGCGTCCGCCTGGTCAGCCTGCTCAACTCGATCAGCGTGTGGTGGCATCTGGCGGGCGTCGCGCTGATCGTCGGCGTGCTCGCGATCGTCCCCGACCACCACCGGTCGGCCTCCTTCGTGTTCACGAAGTTCGTCAACGAGACCGGCTGGCACAACCCGGTCTACGTGGCGGCGATCGGCCTGCTGCTCGCGCAGTACACGTTCTCCGGCTACGACGCCTCCGCGCATCTGTCGGAGGAGACCTCGCAGGCGTCGGTGGCCGCGGCCAAGGGCATCGTGCGCTCCATCTGGGCGTCCTGGATCGCCGGCTTCGTCCTGCTCGCCGGACTGACCTTCGCCATCCAGGACTACGACGCCACCCGCAACACCGCGACCGGGGTGCCGCCCGCGCAGATCCTGCTCGACGGGCTCGGCACCGACGGCGCGAGCGCGCTGCTGCTGGTCGTGATCATCGCCCAGCTCTTCTGCGGCAACGCCGAGGTGGCCGCGGCCAGCCGGATGGTGTTCGCGTTCAGCCGGGACGGCGCGCTGCCCGGCTCGCACCTGTGGCGCAAGGTCAGCGGCCGCACCCAGACACCGGTCGCCGCCGTCTGGCTGTCCGCCGTCGTGGCCGGCGTCCTCGCCCTGCCGTCGCTGTACTCGGCGACCGCGTACAACGCCGTGACCGCCATCAACGTCATCGGGATCACGCCCGCCTACGCCATCCCGGTGCTGCTGCGGCTGCGCGCGGGCGACCGTTTCCAGCCGGGGCCGTGGCAACTGGGCCGCTGGAGCAAGCCGATCGGCTGGATCGCGGTGATCTGGGTCGCCGCTGTGACCGTGCTGTTCTGCCTGCCGCAGGCCTCGCCGGTGACCGTCGACACGATGAACTACGCCTCGGTGGCGCTCGCCGTGGTCCTGGTCCTCGCGAGTGTCTGGTGGTACGTCGCCCGCCGCTCGTACGGCACGCCGACGGCCGCCGCGTACGGCAACGACCGTGACCAGGCCGAACTCGCGGAGGGCATCATCTGAGCCGGCTGCCCGCGGGACACCGGTCCGGGTACGAACTGGTGTTCCGGATACGGCAGGATGAACGATCGCGCCGGTGGGCGGAGTTCCTCCGGCCGGCGCGTTCGCACATCCCGCACAGCAAGCAGGTGACCACGTGACGAGACGTCCCCCCTTTGCAGCCGCCGCAGTCCCCGGAGGTGACCGGTGAACCGGGCGCTGACCCTGGACGACCTCGTCCTCGCCGGCATCTCCCTCGCGGCGGGCCTGCTGCTCGCCTTCCTCTCGCGCACCCTGCTGCGCTGGCTCGCGAAGCACGCCAAGCGGACCAGGTGGAGCGGAGACGACGTCATCGTGGACGCGCTGCGCTCGGTCGTGCCGTGGGCGGCGATCGCGGGTGGCGCGGCGGCGGCAGCGGCCGTGCTGCCGCTGACCCGGACCGTGCAGCACCACACGAACCAGTTCCTCCAGGTGTGGCTGATCTTCGTGGTGACCCTGTCCGCGGCCCGGGTGATCGCAGGCCTGGTCCGCACGGTCACCCAGTCCCGCTCGGGCGTGGCGGGGTCGGCGACCATCTTCGTCAACATCACCCGCGTCCTGGTGCTCGCGATCGGCTTCCTGGTCGTCCTGCAGACGCTGGGCATCTCCATCGCACCCATGCTGACCGCCCTGGGCGTCGGCGGTCTGGCGGTGGCCCTGGCCCTCCAGGACACGCTCGCCAACCTCTTCGCGGGCATCCACATCCTGGCCGCCAAGACCGTCCAGCCCGGCGACTACATCCGCCTCAGCAGCGGCGAGGAGGGCTATGTCGTCGACATCAACTGGCGCCAGACGACGGTCCGTCAGCTGTCCAACAACCTGGTGGTCATCCCCAACGGCCAGCTCGCCAAGGCCAACATGACCAACTACACGCGCCCCGAGCAGCGGCTGACGATCCTGGTCCAGGTCGGTGTGTCGTACGACGCCGACCTGGAACACGTCGAGCGGGTGACGTCGGAGGTCGTCGCGCAGACCATGCGCGAGGTCGAGGGCGCCGTCCCCGACCACGAGCCCGCGGTCCGCTTCCACACCTTCGGCGACTCCCGCATCGGCTTCACGGTGATCCTCGGCGTCGGCGAGTTCAGCGACCAGTACCGCATCAAACATGAATTCATCAAGCGCCTGCACCGCCGCTACCGCG encodes:
- a CDS encoding amino acid permease translates to MSATPDPSPSPSLSSALLQQDEEQRLRELGYRPVLARRMGGFGNFAISFSVISILSGCMTLYGFGLNTGGPAVMLWGWAGVGLFVLCVGLALAEVTSAYPTSGALYYMADRLGGPRWGWYTGWLNLLGLLGAIAGIDYGAALFAGAFANLQWGFTPTPGKTMLIFCAILLLHAVLNLFGVRLVSLLNSISVWWHLAGVALIVGVLAIVPDHHRSASFVFTKFVNETGWHNPVYVAAIGLLLAQYTFSGYDASAHLSEETSQASVAAAKGIVRSIWASWIAGFVLLAGLTFAIQDYDATRNTATGVPPAQILLDGLGTDGASALLLVVIIAQLFCGNAEVAAASRMVFAFSRDGALPGSHLWRKVSGRTQTPVAAVWLSAVVAGVLALPSLYSATAYNAVTAINVIGITPAYAIPVLLRLRAGDRFQPGPWQLGRWSKPIGWIAVIWVAAVTVLFCLPQASPVTVDTMNYASVALAVVLVLASVWWYVARRSYGTPTAAAYGNDRDQAELAEGII
- a CDS encoding mechanosensitive ion channel family protein, with translation MNRALTLDDLVLAGISLAAGLLLAFLSRTLLRWLAKHAKRTRWSGDDVIVDALRSVVPWAAIAGGAAAAAAVLPLTRTVQHHTNQFLQVWLIFVVTLSAARVIAGLVRTVTQSRSGVAGSATIFVNITRVLVLAIGFLVVLQTLGISIAPMLTALGVGGLAVALALQDTLANLFAGIHILAAKTVQPGDYIRLSSGEEGYVVDINWRQTTVRQLSNNLVVIPNGQLAKANMTNYTRPEQRLTILVQVGVSYDADLEHVERVTSEVVAQTMREVEGAVPDHEPAVRFHTFGDSRIGFTVILGVGEFSDQYRIKHEFIKRLHRRYRAEGIRIPAPARTVALQQGAVVIPQQRSGEDVIPGAVE